TGCCGGCCGGCGGCCGGTTGGAGGTGATTACCGGGCAGGTGCTTGATCAGAAACGGGCCTGGCTGGCGATTCGTGTCCGCGACAACGGTGAAGGCATACCGGCCGCAAGCCTGCCGCTGATCTTTGAACCATTTTATTCAACCCGGCGACCCGGCGCGGCGACCGGTCTCGGGCTGTCAGTGGCCCGCAAGATCGCCGAGGATCACGGCGGCCGTCTCGAGGTGGAAAGCGAGCCGGGCCGGGGCTCGATGTTTTCGATGCTGCTGCCCCTGGAACCCCTGCCGGCCGCGCCCGGTGACGGGCGATGAGTTCACCGCCCCATGAGCCCGTGAGCCCTTTCCAGGCAGGAGGCGGGCCGAGCCCGGACCCGTGGGTGGTAAACGCTCACAGGCGGCACATTTTCGCACCATCCTTCCTGGACGAACCCGCACCACCTGTGATCGTTTACAGACCCGGGGCAATGATGCCGCGGAGTCAGCTGTTCCGTGATCGGTTGTCCGGGCCATCGGCCGGCCGATGTTACCGGTACGGGTTGATCGTCACCACCGGGCAGGGAGCGGTTTTGACCACCTTTTCCGCCACACTGCCGAACAGGACCCTTTCAAGCCCCTTGTAACCATGGGTGCCGATGACGATCAGATCCACGCCTTCACTCTTGGCAAAGCTGTTGATCTGTTCGGCCACGTCACCGTAGAGGATTTTGCTCGTATGGGCAACGGACTCATCCAGGTTCTCTTCGAGAAAACTTTCCATCTTGTGTTCCGCGCCCCGCAGTAGATCCTTTTCCAGTTCAGCAAACGAGATATGGGGAATGGAAAGGGCCGAGTATTTTTCAAGATCCTCAACAACATAAACAACCACGAGACGGGCCGCGGATTTTTCAGCTTCGCTCACCGCGTGCCGCAGAATGATCTTCGCGTTTTTAGAAAAATCAACAGGGACTAATATCGTCTTTATTTGACTCATAAAACCCTCCTCTTTTCATCATGAAAAAAAATATTATGGATTTAGACGGATATTTAATCTTTTTCCGCTTTGGTTTCTCGGTTTCAGGTATTCTGGTTCTTGGGAGCACCTCCTTTGAGTTTTGTCAATTCGTTTGTGGTTTCCGCCCGCCCGCCTCTCATGGCCGGTCTCTCCCGTGGGCAGTGCCGGTCATAACAATTACCGATCAGGGCCGGGGCAGGAGACAGGCGGTTTTATACTCCTAAGGAATAGCAGGGATTTCAAAAAAAGCAAGCCGGGAGATGAGGGCGCGGTCCCGGGGAGTCTCCCGGGAAAATCTTTATCTGTTCCGGAATCATAATGATTCGGCTATGTTTTCAGGAGGAACAGATCCGGAAGGAACCAAGCGGACCAGAAGACCAGGGCGGATATGAGCCAGACTCCAGCCAGGAACCGAAACCTGTTCAGCACCTTTGGCGGCGTATTCACCCCGGCCATTCTCACCATCCTTGGCGTGATCATGTTCATGCGCGCCAACTTCGTGGTCGGCCGGGCCGGGATCATCGGCGCGGTAATCATCCTCCTGATCGCCAAGTCGATCACCCTGACCACCACCCTGTCCATCAGCGCGATCAGCACCAATATGCAGGTCAGGGGCGGAGGCTCCTATTTCCTGATCTCCAGGGTGCTGGGCCCGGAGTTCGGCGGTGCCATCGGTATTGCCCTTTTTTCCGCCCTGGCCCTGTCGGTGCCCTTTTACATCCTTGGTTTTACCGAGGCCCTGGTCCTTTCTTTTCCGGCCCTGGCCCCTTATTTTCAGGCCATCACCCTGGGCACGGCCCTTTTTTTGTTTTCCCTGGCCTGTTTCGGGGCCGGCTGGGCCATCCGGCTCCAGTATCTGATCATGATCTTTCTCTTTCTGGCGGTGGCCGTCTTTCTCGGCGGCGCCCTTGTCCGTTTTTCCCCCGAGGTCTTTGTCCGCAACCTGTCGCCGTCCTACACCGCGCCGGTCCCGGACGGGTTGGCCGGAGTGCGGTTTTCGTTCTGGACCATTTTTGCGATCTATTTCCCGGCGGTCACCGGTATTGACGCCGGCCTGAACATGTCCGGCGACCTGCGCGACCCGGGCAGGAGCATCCCCCGCGGCACCCTGGCCGCGGTGGGCGTGGGTTTTCTGGTCTATCTTGCCCAGATGATCCTCTGCGGCGGGGCCTATCCCCGCGAACAGCTGATCACCATGCCCTATGAACTGTTGCACGATAACGCCCTGTTCGGCTGGACCATCCTGGTAACCCTGGGGGTGGTGGCCGCCACCCTGTCCAGCGCCCTGGGCAGTTATCTCGGGGCGCCGCGGGTCCTGCAGGCCATCTCCCGGGACCGGCTCCTGAATTTTCTGAGATTTTTCGGACAAGGCAGCCCCGGGGCAGACGAGCCCCGGCGGGCATTGTTGCTTACCCTGGTGATCACCATCGCGGTCCTGCTCTGGGCCGGCAATGAGAGCGGCGGCGCTTCGCTCAATGCGGTGGCCGCGGTCATCACCATGTTTTTTCTCTACAGTTACGGTATGATCAACCTGGCCGCCTTTACCGAGGATTTTGGCGATAATCCGTCGTTCCGGCCCCGGTTCCGGTTCTTCCACTGGGGCTCGGCCCTGGCCGGTGCGGTGGCCTGCCTGGCGGTTTCTTTCCTGATCAACTGGCCGACGGCCATTGTCGCTGTTCTGCTTATAGCCGCGTTGCTCTGGTTTCTGAAAAAACATCATCTGCGGGCCACCTTCGGGGATGCCCGCCGCGGGTTTGTCTTCCAGTCGGTACGCAACAACCTGCTCAAACTGAGAAGTCTGCCCGAAGATCCCAAAAACTGGCGGCCGGTGATCCTGGCCTTTTCCGGTACCCCCGAGGAAAGGGAGACCCTGATATACTTCGCGGTCTGGCTGGAGGCCAGGCGCGGCCTGGTCTACCTGGCCCATATCCTGGTCGGTGATTTTGCCGAACTGGCACCCCGGCGGCCGGCCGCGGTCCGCCGGTTGATCCGTTTCTGCAATGACAAGGAGATCGATGCCTTTCCGGTGGTGGTGGTCGCCGATACCGTGGAAAAAGGGGTCACCATCCTGCTGCAATCAACGGTGACCGGCCCGGTCTATCCCAATCTTGCTTTGCTGGGCTGGTCCAAGAACGCCGGCCATCTGAGTTCCTATGCGACCCAGCTCAGGACCGCGGCCGGCCTGGGGATGAGTCTGGTGCTGCTTGAGTCGGAACAGGCCCCGGATCCGGAAAAGGAAAAACGGATCGACATCTGGTGGCGGGGCCAGAAAAACGGCGATCTGATGATGCTCCTGGCCTACCTGCTGACCAGTAACTGGCAATGGAGCCATTCCCGGGTCCGGGTGTTGCGGGTGGTTGAAAATGAAGCGGGCAGGGAACCGGCCCGCATGGCCCTGGAGGAGTTGATCGATAGGGCCAGGGTGGAGGCCGCGGCCGAGATTCTGGTCAGCAGGGAGAGTATTGTCGATATCGTCCATGACCGTTCCCGGGATGCGGATTGCGTTTTCCTCGGCTTTGACATTCCGGCCCCGGAACTGGAACGGGAGTGGTTCCGGATGTATGGCCGGTTCGTCAAGGGGATGCCCACCGTGGTCCTGGTGAATTCACGGGGACATGAGGGGCTGCTTGCCTGACAAGGGCGGGTTTCTACGGGTTCGGTCTCAGAGTAACGGCACATCTTGCAGAGGAGGATAAAGAGATGGGAAAATCCGGCACTGAGAAACTGTTTTCAGCCGCGGAGGTGATGGCCGCGGAGAGATGCGGGATCATCAAGGCAAGGGGCGGCGATCCGGAAAAAGAGGCTGGACCTCTCTATGGCCTGGCCATCTCCGGCGGCGGCATCCGCTCGGCCTCCTTTGGGCTCGGCGTTCTCCAGGGGCTGGTGGGAACAAAAAAAATCTCCAAAGGTATCCTGCACAAAATAGACTACCTGTCCACCGTGTCCGGCGGCGGCTATATCGGCTCGGCCCTGACCTGGTTTCTCCACCTGGGCAAACTTGACCGGAACGGGAAAAAGAGCGTTTGTCTCGGCACCGAGCCGAGGGATTTTATCTTTGGCCGCAAAGGAGAGGGTGCCCGGCAGGAAGAGGGATACAGGAACCGGATTCTTGACTTTATCCGCCAGCATGCCTGCTATCTGACCCCGGGCAAGGGCCTTGACCTTGTTTCCGCGCTCGCCGTGGTCGCCCGCAGCATGTTTGTTTCGCTGTTTGTCTATCTTGCCCTGATCACCTTTTTCATGTATCTGCTCATCGGTCTGGTGCCATGGCAGCTTGACCTGTCGCGCCATCTGCATTGGCTCTGGTGGCCGCGATTTTCCAGTCTCTATCCGGTGTTGCCTGATTTTCGCCTGTTGCTGCAAGCCGCCTATCTGCTGCTGCTGGGGCTGGCCCTGTCCAGTTTGCTTTTTTCCCTGAGAACATATCCCTTCCTGTCGCGCCTGTTGCGGCTTTTGTCCGATCGATTCCCCTATAAGATATTGATCGACGAGCAGAGAATCATCGGCTGGTGCTGGAAAATGCTCGCCGGACTGGTCCTGATCGGCTCGGTGCCCTATGTCTATTCATTGCTTGATGATGTCTGGGCCAAGCTGACGGCCGTGGGGCTGCCCGGTATTTTCGGCACGGTTGTCGGTTATTTCCAGTCCCAAAAGCAGGGGACCACGGACCCGGAAGGGAAGGGCAACAGGCTGCTGGTTGCGGCGGCTGTCTGCGCCCTGCTCTATGGCCTGGTGCTGGCCGGGTTCATCCTGGCCTGGGAGGTGCTGCCGGTCGAGTCATGCGGCTGGTATATCATCTTGCTGGGCCTTGCCGGGACCGCGGTCGGTTTTTTTGTCAACATGAATTATGCCGGACTGCACCGGATGTACCGGGACCGTTTGATGGAGACCTTTCTCCCCAATCCGGAGAATGTGGAGAGCGGTTTCTGGGGGCCGGCCACCCGGGCGGACAAGGCCCTGCTGCGCGATATGTGCAAGGATGGGCCGGGTGCGGACAGCCGGGACGAGGATAAGATAAAGCGTCCCTACCACCTGATCAATACCAACCTGGTACTGGTGGATTCTGGTAATCATAAATATCGGGGCCGGGGAGGTGACAGTTATCTTCTTTCTCCACTCTATTGCGGCAGTGATGCGACCTGCTGGCGCAAAACCGACCGGTACATGAATCTGCCCACTGCCATGGCCATCTCCGGGGCCGCGGCCAATCCCAACAGTGGGGTGTCGGGTCGGGGCGCGACTCGCAGTCGGCCGGTCTCAATCCTGATGACCCTTCTGAATCTCCGGCTGGGTTATTGGCTGCCGAACTTTAACTACCGGACGAAAAAAGAGGAGTCTGATAAGAAAAAAACAAACATTTGCGCGAATGGACAAGGGAAGAGGCGGCTGGATCTGGCCCCTAATTATCTGGCCCCGGGTCTGTTCGGCGCCATATTTGCCCCGGACCACCGTGAAGGGGCCCTGTTTCTGGAACTCTCCGACGGCGGCCACTTTGAGAACCTGGGGATCTATGAGTTGATCCGCCGCCGGCTGGACCTGATCATCGTCACCGACGGCGGGGCGGACCCCAGGTTTAAATTCGGTGATCTCGCCAATGCGGTGGAGCGGGTTCGGGTCGATTTCGGGGCCAAGATAACCTTTTGGGAAGATTGCGACTTAAACGGCCTGCTGCCCGGCTCGGAGACAGGCAGCCGGTTCAGGGAGAAATTCAAGCTGGCCCGGCGCGGCCACGCCATTGCCGATATTGATTATAATCCCGCTGATCCGGGCAAGGAAACAGGTACGCTGATTTACCTTAAAACCACGGTCACCGGTGGTCTGCCCGCGGATATTTACGGCTATAAGGCCGAGCATCCGGAATTTCCCGACGAGCCCACGTCGGATCAGTTCTTTGACGAGGCCCAGTTCGAGGCCTATCGTGAACTTGGCTATCAGCTCACCACGGACATGCTTGAGGATGAACTACTGATAGCGGCCCTGGAGCGAGTGGGGCTGGCCGCAACAGAGACCCGGGCCGTGGCCGGACTTGAACGGGCTTGACCTGGCCGTTGTCCCGTTCTATGGTGCTTTCTTGATCATAACCGATCGGCTTGGCTTGACCCCCTTCCGACAAGCTGGACATTATCCATGCGCTATATTGCCGACCTCCATATTCACTCACCCTTTTCCAGGGCAACCAGTAAGGCGAGTACCCTTGTCGGCCTGGCGGCCTGGTCCCGGGTCAAGGGGATCAACCTGCTCGGCACCGGTGATTTCACCCATCCCGGCTGGTTTGCCCGGATCAGGGAAGAGCTGGAACCGGCCGAGCCCGGATTTTTCAAGCTCAATGGCGCGGCCCGGGGTGCGGTTGATTCGGTGCTGCCTCAATCGGCCGGCCCTTCCGGCCCGGGCGCTGATTGCCGGTTCGTGCTTACCGCTGAGATCAGTTCCATCTACAAGCGGCACGGCAAGGTGCGCAAGGTGCATAACCTGCTGTTCGTGCCTGATCTTGAGGCCGCGGCCCGGATCAACACCCAATTGGCCGGTATCGGCAATATCCATTCCGACGGCCGGCCGATCCTGGGGCTTGATTCCCGCAACCTGCTGGAGATCCTCCTGGAACAGGCGCCAGAGGGTTTCCTGGTGCCGGCCCATATCTGGACCCCCTGGTTCTCCATGTTCGGTTCCAAGTCGGGTTTTGACAGCATTGAGGAGTGTTTTGACGATCTCGCCCCCCATGTCTTTGCCCTGGAGACCGGTCTCTCCTCCGACCCGGACATGAACCGGCTGGTATCGGCCCTGGACCGGTTCGCGCTGATCTCCAACTCTGATTGCCACTCTCCTGGAAAACTGGGGCGGGAGGCCAATATCTTTGACACTGACTTTGATTTTTATGCGATGCGCAACAGCCTCAAGGACCCGGGCCGCGGATTCCTGGGCACCATCGAGTTCTTTCCCGAAGAGGGCAAGTATCATTATGACGGCCACCGTAAATGCAAGGTCTGTCTGGATCCGGTGGAGAGCAGAAAATTAAAAAATATCTGTCCGGTCTGTCAGCGGCCGCTGACCATCGGGGTGATGTACCGGGTCATGGAACTGGCCGATCGCATTGAGCCTGTTTATCCGGACTCGGCCCCCGGATTCCACAGCCTGATCCCCCTGGCCGAGGTCTTAAGCGAACTCCTGGGCCGGGGTCCGGCCACCAAGGGGGTCATGGCCCAGTACTGGCGGGTTGTCTCGTTGTTCGGCTCTGAGTTTCAACTTTTTTTAGAAACAGATGTAGAGGAGATCAAGCAGAGATACTCGCCGGTGCTTGCCGAGGCGGTTGCCCGGATCCGCGCCGGCCGGGTGATCCGCAACTCCGGTTATGACGGTGAGTTCGGGGTGATCACCGTGTTCGCGCCCGGCGAGCTTGACGAGATCCGCGGCCAGCACAGCCTGTTTGCCGCAAGGCCGCGGCAGGTCTTAAAAAAAAAGAAAAAAATAACCGCTGAGCTGCCGCTTTTTGCAATGGCGGAATCTTTGTCGCCACAAGCGCCGCCCCGGTCCGGCCGGGATTTGAACCCGGAGCAGGAGGCGGCGGCAAGTTGTCCCGGCGGCAAGATCCTGGTCCAGGCCGGCCCGGGCACCGGCAAGACCCACACCTTGATCGCCCGGCTGGCCCGGTTGCTTGGTGATAATACAAAGAATCCGGCCCGGGTGGCGGCGATTACCTTTACCAACCGGGCCGCGGACGAACTCAGGGAGCGGTTGCGGGGCCGGGCGGGCGCCCGGGCCGAACAGGTATTTGTCGGCACCTTTCACGGGTTTTGTCTGCACTGGCTCCGGCAGCGGACTCCGGATCTGGCCGTGGTCGGCGACCAGGAAAGGGCGTTGTTGTTGCGGATCCTGTTCCCAGAGGCGGGAAGCAGGGAATTGCACGCAACGGAGCAGGCTATTGCCGCCTATTTCCAGGACCTGACCCGGTCCGGCCCGATAACCCCCCAAGGCGCGGTTGTTCCCTATCTTGACCGCCTGACCGAACAGCAGGGTATTGACCTGGACGCGGTCATCCCGACCTTTGTCCAGAGGCTCAACAAGGAGCCGGAGTTCCGCCAACAGGTTACGGACCGGCTGTCATACCTATTTGTGGACGAGTTCCAGGACCTGAACCAAAGCCAGTACCAACTGGTGCAACTCTTGGGCAAAAATACACAGATCTTTGCCATTGGTGATCCGGACCAGGCCATCTACGGTTTCCGCGGCAGCAGCCCGCAATTTTTCTATAAGTATCTGACAGAGGACCGGGCCCGCCGGATTTCGCTGGTCCGCAACTATCGGTCCGCGGCCGTGATTCTGAGCGCGGCCGGGGCGGTGATCAGCCACAATCCCTGCCCAAACGGAGTGCCCCGCCGGCCGCTTGTGCCCGTATCCGGCCGCAAGGCTGCCATTGAATATTATCAGGCCCCTTCGGTCAAGGCAGAGGCCGAGTTCGTGGTCCAGCGGATCGAGGAGTTGCTGGGCGGGATCAGCAGTTATTCCATCAACACCGGCCGGGGCGGCGACCAGGATGTTGGGACCGGCTTGTCCTTTGGCGATATCGCGGTGCTTTACCGCTCCTCGCAGCAGGCCGGACCGTTAAGTGAGGCCCTGACCCGGCGGGGGATCCCGATCCAGGTGGTGGGGGTGCGGCCGTTTTATCTTACAGAGGCGGTGCGGCCGCTCTATTACTGGCTGCGGGCGGCCGTGGTCGAGGAACTGTCGATGAGCGCCCCGGAGTATCTCAACCTGCTCCGTGAGCTGCCGGGGATCGGCGCGGCGTCGTTGAAAAAACTAGAGGCCCGGCTGGGCCTGGGCGATATTGCTGATTTTTTTGAGCGGGCCGCAACCTGTAACCTGCCGGCCACCGCCCGCTCGGTGCTGACCGGTCTTGAGCAGAATCTTTGCCGGTTTCGCGGCCAGGTGGCGGAGAACGGCCCGGTCCCCTTGTTAAACCGGGTTATAAAGGAGTTGGATATTGATCCGGACCAGGCCGAGGTGGCGCGGTTCCTGGAGCTTGCCGGGTCGTTCGGCAGCGATTTAGGCGCTCTGGTCCGCTATCT
The genomic region above belongs to Desulfobacterales bacterium and contains:
- a CDS encoding UvrD-helicase domain-containing protein, translated to MRYIADLHIHSPFSRATSKASTLVGLAAWSRVKGINLLGTGDFTHPGWFARIREELEPAEPGFFKLNGAARGAVDSVLPQSAGPSGPGADCRFVLTAEISSIYKRHGKVRKVHNLLFVPDLEAAARINTQLAGIGNIHSDGRPILGLDSRNLLEILLEQAPEGFLVPAHIWTPWFSMFGSKSGFDSIEECFDDLAPHVFALETGLSSDPDMNRLVSALDRFALISNSDCHSPGKLGREANIFDTDFDFYAMRNSLKDPGRGFLGTIEFFPEEGKYHYDGHRKCKVCLDPVESRKLKNICPVCQRPLTIGVMYRVMELADRIEPVYPDSAPGFHSLIPLAEVLSELLGRGPATKGVMAQYWRVVSLFGSEFQLFLETDVEEIKQRYSPVLAEAVARIRAGRVIRNSGYDGEFGVITVFAPGELDEIRGQHSLFAARPRQVLKKKKKITAELPLFAMAESLSPQAPPRSGRDLNPEQEAAASCPGGKILVQAGPGTGKTHTLIARLARLLGDNTKNPARVAAITFTNRAADELRERLRGRAGARAEQVFVGTFHGFCLHWLRQRTPDLAVVGDQERALLLRILFPEAGSRELHATEQAIAAYFQDLTRSGPITPQGAVVPYLDRLTEQQGIDLDAVIPTFVQRLNKEPEFRQQVTDRLSYLFVDEFQDLNQSQYQLVQLLGKNTQIFAIGDPDQAIYGFRGSSPQFFYKYLTEDRARRISLVRNYRSAAVILSAAGAVISHNPCPNGVPRRPLVPVSGRKAAIEYYQAPSVKAEAEFVVQRIEELLGGISSYSINTGRGGDQDVGTGLSFGDIAVLYRSSQQAGPLSEALTRRGIPIQVVGVRPFYLTEAVRPLYYWLRAAVVEELSMSAPEYLNLLRELPGIGAASLKKLEARLGLGDIADFFERAATCNLPATARSVLTGLEQNLCRFRGQVAENGPVPLLNRVIKELDIDPDQAEVARFLELAGSFGSDLGALVRYLKRNVAGTVYDDQAEAVALMTLHKAKGLEFPVVFITGLEEGVLPWFSASQEEAGEGDIEEERRLFYVGLTRARRSLVLTGSASRTIFGGTHDQQPSRFLAEIPEGLVTRVARPGPRRKKPAARQMKLFQEVKPVEG
- a CDS encoding amino acid permease — its product is MSQTPARNRNLFSTFGGVFTPAILTILGVIMFMRANFVVGRAGIIGAVIILLIAKSITLTTTLSISAISTNMQVRGGGSYFLISRVLGPEFGGAIGIALFSALALSVPFYILGFTEALVLSFPALAPYFQAITLGTALFLFSLACFGAGWAIRLQYLIMIFLFLAVAVFLGGALVRFSPEVFVRNLSPSYTAPVPDGLAGVRFSFWTIFAIYFPAVTGIDAGLNMSGDLRDPGRSIPRGTLAAVGVGFLVYLAQMILCGGAYPREQLITMPYELLHDNALFGWTILVTLGVVAATLSSALGSYLGAPRVLQAISRDRLLNFLRFFGQGSPGADEPRRALLLTLVITIAVLLWAGNESGGASLNAVAAVITMFFLYSYGMINLAAFTEDFGDNPSFRPRFRFFHWGSALAGAVACLAVSFLINWPTAIVAVLLIAALLWFLKKHHLRATFGDARRGFVFQSVRNNLLKLRSLPEDPKNWRPVILAFSGTPEERETLIYFAVWLEARRGLVYLAHILVGDFAELAPRRPAAVRRLIRFCNDKEIDAFPVVVVADTVEKGVTILLQSTVTGPVYPNLALLGWSKNAGHLSSYATQLRTAAGLGMSLVLLESEQAPDPEKEKRIDIWWRGQKNGDLMMLLAYLLTSNWQWSHSRVRVLRVVENEAGREPARMALEELIDRARVEAAAEILVSRESIVDIVHDRSRDADCVFLGFDIPAPELEREWFRMYGRFVKGMPTVVLVNSRGHEGLLA
- a CDS encoding universal stress protein, which translates into the protein MSQIKTILVPVDFSKNAKIILRHAVSEAEKSAARLVVVYVVEDLEKYSALSIPHISFAELEKDLLRGAEHKMESFLEENLDESVAHTSKILYGDVAEQINSFAKSEGVDLIVIGTHGYKGLERVLFGSVAEKVVKTAPCPVVTINPYR
- a CDS encoding patatin-like phospholipase family protein, producing the protein MGKSGTEKLFSAAEVMAAERCGIIKARGGDPEKEAGPLYGLAISGGGIRSASFGLGVLQGLVGTKKISKGILHKIDYLSTVSGGGYIGSALTWFLHLGKLDRNGKKSVCLGTEPRDFIFGRKGEGARQEEGYRNRILDFIRQHACYLTPGKGLDLVSALAVVARSMFVSLFVYLALITFFMYLLIGLVPWQLDLSRHLHWLWWPRFSSLYPVLPDFRLLLQAAYLLLLGLALSSLLFSLRTYPFLSRLLRLLSDRFPYKILIDEQRIIGWCWKMLAGLVLIGSVPYVYSLLDDVWAKLTAVGLPGIFGTVVGYFQSQKQGTTDPEGKGNRLLVAAAVCALLYGLVLAGFILAWEVLPVESCGWYIILLGLAGTAVGFFVNMNYAGLHRMYRDRLMETFLPNPENVESGFWGPATRADKALLRDMCKDGPGADSRDEDKIKRPYHLINTNLVLVDSGNHKYRGRGGDSYLLSPLYCGSDATCWRKTDRYMNLPTAMAISGAAANPNSGVSGRGATRSRPVSILMTLLNLRLGYWLPNFNYRTKKEESDKKKTNICANGQGKRRLDLAPNYLAPGLFGAIFAPDHREGALFLELSDGGHFENLGIYELIRRRLDLIIVTDGGADPRFKFGDLANAVERVRVDFGAKITFWEDCDLNGLLPGSETGSRFREKFKLARRGHAIADIDYNPADPGKETGTLIYLKTTVTGGLPADIYGYKAEHPEFPDEPTSDQFFDEAQFEAYRELGYQLTTDMLEDELLIAALERVGLAATETRAVAGLERA